From Microbacterium sp. LWH11-1.2, one genomic window encodes:
- a CDS encoding MerR family transcriptional regulator codes for MTTYTPAETAARSGFSIDTLRYYEREGILPGVRRTSGGHRAYTDVELGLLEFLKCLRETGMPVERLRRYGQLCQRDDSVPERIALLEEHAETVERQLAEVLAQQQRLAEKLAWYRTQLG; via the coding sequence ATGACGACGTACACACCCGCGGAGACCGCGGCCCGTTCCGGGTTCAGCATCGACACTCTGCGGTACTACGAGCGCGAGGGAATCCTTCCCGGAGTCCGACGCACCTCCGGCGGACACCGGGCGTACACGGATGTCGAGCTCGGGCTGCTCGAGTTCCTCAAATGCCTGCGCGAGACCGGGATGCCGGTGGAGCGGCTGCGTCGCTACGGCCAGCTGTGCCAGAGGGACGACTCCGTCCCGGAGCGGATCGCACTGCTCGAAGAGCACGCCGAGACCGTGGAGCGTCAGCTCGCGGAGGTGCTGGCGCAGCAGCAGCGCCTTGCCGAGAAGCTCGCCTGGTACCGCACGCAGCTCGGCTGA
- a CDS encoding aldo/keto reductase, translating into MTHLDTPVSPIVLGAMSFGTLVDEDTSFALLDRFVERGGVWIDTADCYSFWASESGHGGASEAVLGRWFAARPGVRDRIRLSTKVGAEPLWPGSWPEHRAGLSPRAIHDAVSGSLDRLGIDTIDLLWLHQEDRAVPIEETVDGLAVLTGDGIVRRVGASNHPAWRIERARAHARTIGSIPIDAFQLNSTYLRVRPGTRPPGVIHRFGVMSDEQHDYAVENGLETWAYTPLLSGAYDNDAKPVPEEYDHPGSDRRLRVLTEIAADRGLERGQVVLAWQLARGIRPILGGSRLSQLDTAMDAASVILTEDERSRLDAAV; encoded by the coding sequence ATGACACATCTCGACACCCCTGTCTCCCCGATCGTCCTCGGTGCGATGTCGTTCGGCACCCTCGTCGACGAGGACACCTCCTTCGCGCTGCTCGACCGCTTCGTCGAGCGCGGCGGCGTGTGGATCGACACCGCCGACTGCTACAGCTTCTGGGCCAGTGAGAGCGGGCACGGCGGTGCATCCGAGGCGGTGCTCGGCCGATGGTTCGCCGCGCGGCCCGGCGTGCGCGACCGGATCCGCCTCTCGACGAAGGTCGGTGCGGAACCGCTGTGGCCGGGATCCTGGCCCGAGCACCGCGCCGGTCTCTCGCCGCGCGCGATCCACGACGCCGTGAGTGGCAGCCTCGATCGCCTCGGCATCGACACGATCGATCTGCTCTGGCTGCACCAGGAGGACCGTGCCGTTCCGATCGAGGAGACGGTCGACGGCCTGGCCGTCCTCACCGGCGACGGCATCGTGCGCCGCGTCGGCGCCTCCAACCACCCCGCCTGGCGCATCGAGCGCGCCAGGGCGCACGCCCGCACGATCGGCAGCATCCCGATCGACGCCTTCCAGCTCAACAGCACCTACCTGCGGGTTCGTCCCGGCACGCGCCCGCCCGGCGTCATCCATCGTTTCGGTGTGATGAGCGACGAGCAGCACGACTACGCGGTCGAGAACGGACTGGAGACCTGGGCCTACACCCCGCTGCTCTCCGGCGCCTACGACAACGACGCGAAGCCCGTCCCCGAGGAGTACGACCACCCCGGGAGCGATCGGCGCCTGCGGGTGCTCACCGAGATCGCGGCGGATCGCGGTCTCGAGCGCGGGCAGGTCGTGCTGGCGTGGCAGCTGGCCCGCGGCATCCGTCCCATCCTCGGCGGGAGCAGGCTCTCGCAGCTGGACACGGCGATGGATGCGGCATCCGTGATCCTGACGGAGGACGAGCGCTCCCGTCTCGACGCGGCCGTGTGA